The genomic window CTGACAGAGAGGATGCTGGGATGGCTGGCACCCGGTGGCCACCTCTTCTTTAGGGAGTCCTGTTTCCACCAATCAGGTGAGAGTTTAAATATTCTCTTTCTAGAGTCAAAGTATCAGGCCAAGAGGAAGTTGCAATTCAGTCATAGTTAACGAAGAGGGATTCACCTTTTACACATAAAAATCACAAATGCACAAATTGCATCATCCCTGTCTTTGTAAACACTTGAGGTTATGCCATCATAAAAGTACACAGCTTCCTTCATATGTTGAGTCAGTGCTCAATGTGTATCTTTGTTTAGGAGATTGTAAGAGGGACTTTAACCCCACCCACTACCGTACCCCCACACTCTACAGCCACTTGATGACATCAGCACAGTGGGAGGGGTCAGATGGCACAGAGAAACAGGTGTATGGTTTTGACATTGTGGTCAACAAAAAAGTCCAGACCTACATTAAGGTACCTAGTCTAtatgtctgttgttgtgttggTGCTGTAAAAGAGGCTATTCTACAATGAAAAGACACCCACTCACCCATTACCCCCCTACCCCTCTCAAAAAACTCCCCGTGATTGTTCTTCTCTCACCTCTCGCTCATCTTTCTCCCACTTCTGTGTCCATTTCCCCCCACTCCCTATCCAACTCCCCCCCTAGATGAAGAACAAccagaatcaggtgtgctggctgCTGGAGAAGGTTAGCCGCCAGGCAAACGTCCAGGGGAGCTTCACCACCTTCCAGCAGTTCCTGGACAACCAGCAGTACACTCGCCGTGGCATCCTGCGCTATGAGAAGATGTTCGGAGCCGGTTACGTCAGCACGGGTGGACCCAGCACTACCAAGGTGGGTTTGGACCTGAAGACACAGACTAGGATGTAGGTTAGATTCAGAGCAACCTATGTCACAATGATGACAGACTTTCAGTACCTGAAAGGTCAAAGATATAAGACTTGGTTTGTGAAATTATTCCTTTCAAAATTATTTCTGTATATAATCATTTCACATTATAAAAGGAGTTTGTGGACCTCCTGAACTTGAAGCCTGGACAGAAGGTTCTGGACATAGGTTGCGGTATTGGAGGTGGGAACTTCTACATGGCAAAGGTGAGAGCCAATTAAATCTCATGAAATGACAGGAAGGGTTGACCAGTGTTCATGGGGATGCTTCACTCTACATAGAGTACTCATAAATAACCTTGTGAAATCCCCATGATGACAATGAtgacgatgacgatgatgatgatgatgatgatgatgatgatgatgatgatgatgatgatgcgggTGGTTTTCCTCAGAACTTTGGAGTGGAAGTCTTGGGCATAGACCTGTCTGCCAATATGGTGGATATTGCTGTGGAGAGAGCAGCCGCAGAAAAAATATCATCTGTGAGTGTAatattattcttttttattGATTAAAGATTGTTCCAAATATAATATTTGTTCATTAGTAATCTTATTGTTTTATTGATTATACAAAGCTAATGTTAAAACCTAAATTGTGTTCTATCAAAGGTTTTAGTACTTTCAGATGCATGTGTAAGTCACACTTAAATACATCCATATTACTTAGTTTTAGGATGTGGTCATAATTAAAACTGTGATGTTGGGGACAGGTTGATTTTGAAGTAGCAGACGCCACAAAGAGGTCGTTTCCAGAGGGTTCTTTTGACGTGGTCTATAGTCGAGACACCATTCTGCACATTGATAACAAACTGGCCCTCTTCAAGCGCTTTCACGTTAGTATTCTTTACATTGTAATATTGCGtccaacacacaccctacaaCACACACCGTACAACACACATCAAATTCTGTGCACAGTATGTAGCTCCAATATTTGGATGATTAGCCTACACTCTTCtgtatgtttgaaatgttttaaagTTATTCTCAGGGTTTGTATTTAACTTAAAGATCATATACTGCTTACTTGAACATGTCTAAGTACGACTACTTTATTACTGTTCTAAATGAAGGGTTTTTGTGTGTTGTTCCTTAGTCATGGCTGAAGCCAGGTGGTCAACTGTTGATCAGCGACTACTGCTGTGGAGAGAAGCCCTGGACTCCTCAGTTTGAGCAGTATGTCAAGCAGAGAGGCTACATCCTATACACACCACCTCAGTATGAAAAGGTGGGCCTAGAACTGCACTTCTTCCATATTTAAAAACATTGTCTTAATATGGTAAGATAAGTCTATAACTATTCTTGTTTCACGTTTAAAAACACTGTCTTAAAATGATAAGGTAGGCCTAGAACTATTCCTCTTCTGTCTTTGTAAACATTGTCTCAATTTAGCAAGGTGGGTCGAGTTGAAGTGATGGTGTTTACAAGACGTGGTCGGTCAGTTACGAGTCGGAGGACCCATGATCAAACCATGGACTGACTGACTCCAGATAGACAGTTGGGTTCAGCTCCACCAGCTGGGGGCACTGTGGTGTGTAGTATTGAATAGTGGCAGAGTAGAGCTGAGTGAAAGTGGTTCAAATCATTCCTCAGTATAAATACCATcgaatagctagcttttgaGTGGCATACAGTAGCCAGCTAAAGCTGTGTTTATGAGAGGTGGTCTGTTGCGATATTTACAAGCAAACTATctgtgtctgtttttgtgtAGGCTTGTATTGACTTGTTTACCGgtattgtactgtgtgtgtgtgtgtatgtgtgtgtgtgtgtgcgtgtgtgtgggtgggtgtgtgtatagttCATCGAGCAAGCAGGTTTTTCCAGTTTGCGGGCTGAGGACAGGACAGCTCAGTTCATTCATGTGATTAAAATGGAACTGGAGAGAGCAGCGACTCTAAAGGATGAGTTTATAGAGGTATACTATAACATACCGTTGCCAATAAATGCAATCACATAACTACatgaccacacaaacacacacaagcatgtactCCTGTTAACTACGGTGTCATGTTTCCCAGGAGTTCTCTGAGGAGGACTACCTCGCGATTGTGAACGGGTGGAGGGAAAAACTGCAGCGCTGCAATTCTGGAGACCAACGCTGGGGGCTGTTCCACGCcaccaaaaaatgaaaaaaaggggGAATGAAAAAAAGGCGAAAGAGAACAAAGATAagcgataaagagagagagagggagagggggggggtaaacGTTATACTGCATCCCTTAACAAGTGGACcaatcctctgtctgtctcttagtTGAGCTTCTGTCAGATAATCTGCAACAGATGAAATATACAGTAAGACCTGTGTGGGTTGTTTTATTTGTAAGTTTAGTAGTGACattaacttttattttgaagtgaGGTAAGTCATGGCCAGTCATTTCCTGATAATTTTGTTTCTAGCATTTTATCCTAGTTTGAGAAATTAAACCATAATTTATTCCGAATAGAATAGACAGATAATTGTAAACCCTATTGATTGCATTCGATGTTGTGCAGTCAGCAAGGCTTCTTTGTCTTGTTATTGAAGGCACATGTCCTGCTTGAATTCGTGTTGTGGTTTGGTAACGCTTTGCAAAATAAATTTTGATGACTCTTGCTTCTGTATGATTTTTTAAAAGGGGTACTTTCCTACAGTTCATGATCGTTTATTTTGAAAACCTCTATCATAGCCAAGTTTAACGGGTGAGTCAGATAACAGTAGCTGAATAAACTAAAGCCGAGAAAATCCCTTTAGACAATTCTCACTTCGTCAGAAAAACTTATGGTCACACTTTATTAGGTCACATTAACAATATCTGCAAGACGGCCATCATTGGTATCAGGCTTACATTAGGCCTACTGCAAGTGTATCTGTGCACTtatagagggagtcaggtggctgagcggtgagggaatcgggctagtaatccgaaggttgccagttcgattcccggtcatgccaactgacgttgtgtccttgggcaaggcacttcaccctacttgcctcgggggaatgtccctgtacttactgtaagtcgctctggataagagcgtctgctaaatgactaaatattaatgtaaatgtagtgcttCCATTGTTAACTGATCACTCAATGAAGAGTGATCAGCTGTGATCAGAAGAGTGATAAGACTGATCACTCAATGAAGAAACGTGACCTTGCGAGAATGACAAACACTTCCGGTGTTGTACCTGGCACTGATCACCCCCCATAGGTGTTGTGCCCCCAAATGCACACTCGCCTGGAAAAGCACCCCCTCGCTGTAACGCATGCACAAACTGAAAGATTGTGCGAATCTGAATCAAAAGCTGAAAGATTTCGTCTTGAAAACGCAACCTAACGGTGGGGAGACAGCTGTATCACATTGTAATTTTTTGTTAAGAGAATAAAAGAGAAGAATGTCGGTTATTTGTGTTAATAATTGATGTTCTTCTCAACATAAAATCCTGTTGATACATGGTTTTAGTTTGAAGGCTATATGTATGTGAACCTTAGCTCCGTTTTCACAGCTGATATTCTGGATCAGAAGGCTGTTATGTTCGTGTTGAGAAGAACTTCAGTTATTTACACAAATACCCGACGTTCTTCTATTCTCTTAACAAAAAATGTAAACGTGAGACAGCTGTCTCCCCTCCGTTTGGTTTCGATATTAAGACGAAATATTTATCTTTTTGATTCTAGAAGTTTGTGCGCGCGCAACCGCGAGGGGGTGCTTcccagggggagggtggggtgcaTCTGAGACATCACCTGAGCAAATGCAGGTGCAACAGCGCGCTTGCGGAAAGGGGATTTCCAACCATAACTACACAACAGCCAACGACGTACTattactatttttttttttataatcccGCCCCCTCAGAATGGAGTTACTGTGTGCATGGTTTACAACGGTAGTCCTACGTGGGGTGCAGTTGTCACATTTAACTCATGACGTTTTACGTGAGCAAAGCAAGTGACTTTATTTGCAAATCATGGCGAGACTAAGCGAACATGGGATTCGTCTGAGTTCCGTATGTATTGTTTTAACTATTGTAGTAGGCCTATTAGAGTTAAAGTAGCCAGCCTGTGTATATTATTGCatattatatatcatatttgtAAATATCATAAACATTTTAAGTGTAAGAATAACACTACGGTTGTTGCTGCTTGATCTTTTGCAGATGAGTCCGTCCTTCCTGAATAGTAATTCGACAAGTCATACGTGGCCTTTCAGCGCAGTTGCAGAATTGATAGGTAATAATAATACGAGCATTACCCCATGTGGTCTTTTGCGTGTAGACTATTAGTTTGAAACtgcatatttcagtgaaatagcagTGACAACATATTTACTATATCGTTGAATATAGTTTAGATATTCAATTAAATATTGCGTAGTCGCAATACATCCACATAGGCTATCGCCCATATCTGCACAAGGAAATGTAAACTATTAGATGGCGGGAAATACATTAACCGAAGCGATAACTGAGCCTAAAGTTTTACTTGCATAATTAGTAGGCTAAAAAATACACTACAATAATATACATATCATTATAGCCAACTTTTAACTAATTTAGACTGGAGCGGAATTCATACGCGACGATTTCTACCCCTGGTGAAGTCTAAGATTTTCTTTTCCACCTGTCTCGATTTAGATTCAGACACGATGTAGACTCGATTTACACTTGAAACATATCTCAGGCCTACACAATTATAAATTGGAGTGTTGGTTCGTATTTGGAGGAAGGGGAAGTTTGAAGGGATTTAAACTGTATTCAAACACTTTAGGCTTGTTTAGCTTAACCTATTTTGGCAAGTTGTAATAACCCCGGTTGTGCATATTGTTGAAAGTTCAAATAATTGATTGTTGATTCGTTCTACGAAGTAAGTTTACATGTCAGAGCTCATAGACAACACTATATCATTGACATATATCTCTTCTCCCTCAATCTTTCTCACCATCTCTATTTCGTGGATAGATAATGCTTCAGACCCAGGGGTAACAGCGAAGCAGATATGGATTGACGTAGTGGAGGTGGAAGGACACCTGTGTCTAACCTTCACTGATAACGGCAGCGGCATGACCCCCAACAAGCTGCACAAGATGCTCAGGTTAGAGACCCACACTGAGCAGCACGCATGCTCTGTGGCTGGCCACACTCTTGTTTGGGTGTgctgaatttttttttaaagacctGCACCAAGGAACAAAGTTGTCCAAAAAAATGCATTTTTAAGTTGTTGTGGAAATTAAACTCCTGCACACATACTTCTATTCCATTTGAATCCCAGGTGAGAAAATAAAGGCTTAATAGGCTATACAATacttgtttattgtttgcaaaCAAGGAGTACTTCACCAAAACTATGCTTATAATTGTCTCTCCTAAGGGTCTCTACTAATGGTCTCAAATCTAACAGTGGTTACATCATCTGTAAAGATACTGTGCATGTGCAGATAGTTTCTACATTTTAGACTTGCACATCAGTGTAAATAAAATCTTACTAAAATCTAGAGATGGAGCACAAGGAGACTGGATTATACAAGGCAAAATATCAACACATTTAAGAAACCGTTTACATTTACAATATAAATCTTATAAAAGACAGAATTTACAGATACATTCAAGCAAAATATCAAACTTCCATCACAAAGTGCAGGTCTTCCCTTCTTCCATTTTCATACATTAGGTTAGGCTTGTTCTGTGACTGACATGCTGGCGTGTGTTGCAGTCTGCACAGTCAAACAGACAATAAaagcacacacatttcacacattctctcttacgctcacctcacacagacacatacaccatgCATATTCATGAAGCCactatctcttcttctctctctctaactggtCTAGTTTTGGTTTAACTGAGAAGGGCTCGGGGAAGGGTAGCCACCAGGCTATCGGTGTTTATGGCAACGGGTTCAAGTCGGGCTCCATGCGCCTGGGCCGCGACGCCCTGATCTTCACCAGGAACGGAGGCTGCCAGACGGTAGGCATGCTGTCCCAGAGCTACCTGCAGGCCATCCGGGCACAGGCAGTCATCGTCCCCATGGTCCCCTTCAACCAGCAGACCAATATCCTCCTACACCAGAGGTGACAGAGAGGCAGATTTTTGGGGCCAGGGAGATCTGTGCTTCCTCTGTCGGTTTGCTCATtcgtatatgtatatatgttgtGGTTAGGAATGGTGGTTTCTGGTTGTGgtgtttgtgcacatttatgtgtgtgtgtggtatctatGCATTGTGATAACCCCTAAGAGGCAGAGGGCGGAGACAACTATTAGGAGGTCGGTGACCGAATTTGCACTAACGTGCATTTAAATAACAAAAGGAACAATGTTTCCACATAAAGACTAAAGTACTCTTCTCAGAGCTTCTCTTCGGGGAGCCTCGCTCCACCCGGGTCGGCCACTCTGGCCTGTAAGTGTGGTGTACAACTCACACTTGAGCGCCCAGGGATGTTCATGCCATCGACTGGGTGTCTCGGTCTCTGAAGGAGTCTTCCTCTTTCACAGTGTCCCCCCATTTTGTGCCCTCCGTTTTTGTAGGAGAGGGCACTGATTGGGGAATGAGTCGCAGCCGTGCATCCTGTTCGATGTTACAGCGTATAAGTCTTGTTGGGTTGTGTGTTGCgtttttgtgtatgtctgtcctGCCAGTCTTCCTTAACACTGGCTCACAGTCCCTGGTGGTGACCGAGGATTCGGAAGCCAGTCTGAAGGCCATCCTGGAgtattctctgttctcctcccagGAGCAGCTTCTCCACCACTTTGACACCATCCCTGGCAAGAAGGGAACCAAAATACTTATCTGGAACATACGCAGGTAAggacacacatgtacgcaccCACCAATCAGACCGTTATTGTTATATTTCTGCAAACATACTGTAAGATGTGGTCTGGGAAAGCCCAAAGGAAATGCAATTCCATAATAATGGAGTCCTCTTCTTTTGCTTCAAGGAACAAGGATGGGAAGCCAGAGCTGGACTTTGAGACGGATGAGTTTGACATCCGTATGCCAGACGTCCAGCCTGAAGACCTGAAGAAGGGCAAGAGGAACTTCCCTGGTCCACAGAGGAGCGATCAGAACATCCCAGAGATGGACTACTCCCTCAGAGTGAGTCCctggatggaggaatggagttagagggaaagagatggagttagagggagagagattaagtttgagggagagagatgggggggtggagttagagagagagagatgaagggatggcaTCAAAGGGATGGAGGTAACGGGAGAGAGATTAAGGGATAGATTTGGAGGGATATCGATGCAGGGATGAATATGGAGGAAGAGTTAGGGGGATGAAGATGGAGTTGGAGGTATAGAAATCCATGGAAGAAGACAAAGGGATGGGGTTCGAAGGATAGAGATTGCCTGAGTTGTGCCGTGAGAGCAAGCAGTGGAAAGACGAACGTGGAAGATAAATACATTAAAGTgagatgctgtcagatgaatTCAGATGCACAGCTGCATCTCTACGAGAGAACTAGAGCGACGGATAAAATGAGTGATGGAAGAGCAGACTAAAGGAAGTTGACTGGAGCCTATCCTCACTAACAACTGTAATTAAGGGCCGAGATGAGAAATGTGCATGTGGTCACCGAATGATCTCTCTTATTTGTTCTCTCTACCCCTTTATCTCTTCACCcctttccctctgtcctcctctctctctccctctactcccctccttcctcaccccatcctccctccccaggcttATCTTAGCATTCTCTACCTGAAACCTCGCACGCAGATCATCCTGAGACAGAAAAAGGTCCCCACCAAACTGGTCGCCAAAAGCCTGTCTCATATCGAGAACGACGTTTACAAGCCCCAGTTCAACGTATCCTTATCTGACATGCCTGCTTTTCCTTGGTTTTGTTTGTAAATGAGTAATATACTTGCACAGTACATTGATATATAATTAGAAATATATCTTATGTATTGCTACATTCATATGTTTTGAAGCCTTCATAAATTGTAATGGgtgacattgtaaatgcatttgtGCTAGATACCTCTGATCTAACCGAGCCTGATGTTGCTGACCTTGACATGCTTCtactatagaaagagagggtgaaagtCTCATTTGGGTTCAACCGCCAAAACAAGGATCACTATGGAATCATGATGTATCACAAGAACCGTCTCATCAAGTCTTACGAGAAAGTGGGCTTCCAGATCAAGGTACATAAAACGATGGTTTACCAGTCAATGACAGACATATATAACACTGTACATGTCTGTATGATATAGCAGATAGTATGTATCACAGGTCACATCATCAAACCTTGAAATCCTATTATCtatctttttgtttcttttactTTCCTTCCATCATCaccttcctttccctccctctgtcctaaaccactctctttcactccctctccactTAGTTGTCCGGTCAGAGAGCAGGTGTGGGCGTCATTGGGGTCATTGAATGCAACTTCCTGAAGCCGGCACACAACAAGCAAGATTTCGAATACACTAAGGAGTAcaggtaacaaacacacacacatgttgttgcggccaaaaacaaacattctatCAGACACAAGCGGTTGCACACCCTAATCCCTaagacaaacacatttacaccctgatacacacatATGCAATACGGAAGTGAGACTGTTTGGTTGGTTCCAATTCCAGACTGACCCTGCTCGCGCTGGGACTGAAACTCAACGATTACTGGAAGGAAATTACAGATAAAAAAGCGAGGGAACGAGAATTTAAGGCTTTACAGAGGAAGTGTACAGCCAGTGACACAGAagaagaggtggagaaagaagagtgagtggagatggttgtctcgtgaatacacacacagatgacaagACGATACTTCTGCTGCAAGTCTACTGAGTTTCTTGTCTATTATTTGCGCATTAAACAACTcaactgtgtgttgtgtgaatgCAGCAGTCCAGCATTTCTGCAATGTGAGGAATGTCTAAAATGGAGACGCGTACCAAAACATCATTACACTTCGGCCCCTGAACACTGGAACTGCAGTCTGAACCCCAACCCTcgccacaggtgtgtgtttgtgttttttacgTGACAAGGAATTAGTCTGCCATTCCTGTGTGGGTACGTGGTTCCAATTTATAAcatgccaatgtgtgtgtgtatgcttttcAAGTACAAACGGTATGTGCATGCATTCCTGTGTGCCTGAGGgcctgtgtgtgcttttgtgtcaaAGCGTCTTCAACCTTTGCCTTCTATTTTAGGAGTTGTATCTGgccagaggaagtggaggaaagCGAGGAGGATTTAATACCCAAATACCACAAACATCAAAAAAAAACGTAAAGTCCTATCTTCAACATATTGCTCTGCGTAAAACTCCCTCAGCAtagccattgtgtgtgtgtgtgtgtgtgtgtg from Osmerus mordax isolate fOsmMor3 chromosome 12, fOsmMor3.pri, whole genome shotgun sequence includes these protein-coding regions:
- the zgc:152774 gene encoding MORC family CW-type zinc finger protein 3 isoform X1, whose amino-acid sequence is MARLSEHGIRLSSMSPSFLNSNSTSHTWPFSAVAELIDNASDPGVTAKQIWIDVVEVEGHLCLTFTDNGSGMTPNKLHKMLSFGLTEKGSGKGSHQAIGVYGNGFKSGSMRLGRDALIFTRNGGCQTVGMLSQSYLQAIRAQAVIVPMVPFNQQTKSLVVTEDSEASLKAILEYSLFSSQEQLLHHFDTIPGKKGTKILIWNIRRNKDGKPELDFETDEFDIRMPDVQPEDLKKGKRNFPGPQRSDQNIPEMDYSLRAYLSILYLKPRTQIILRQKKVPTKLVAKSLSHIENDVYKPQFNKERVKVSFGFNRQNKDHYGIMMYHKNRLIKSYEKVGFQIKLSGQRAGVGVIGVIECNFLKPAHNKQDFEYTKEYRLTLLALGLKLNDYWKEITDKKAREREFKALQRKCTASDTEEEVEKEDSPAFLQCEECLKWRRVPKHHYTSAPEHWNCSLNPNPRHRSCIWPEEVEESEEDLIPKYHKHQKKTEEAHSRKRGRSLETRESKRHLLSRGLSEPLTTPLIEPDHQTPKHTDQHTETGSKDAKEEEENKNEGEEDTAGHSSSDKRKVTWPPSYLDKRSCSRAESQQVSEATGEELHPAKDASENQTLAEIGKPKGERAHATRVGTAQTTSSQAWIHSLPPAQTVVVSPLSRPEGPWSRSTSLEGGDKEGMVKRLAALEKESQRLRQALGLAPMPEPDATPTTSPTGEKPSSRPKEPEEAPGPGKEDVQDIEDAETRRPRQADNGGCSHKEASALQEDLMKLRRNIVALLSAILPHVDLQGISLERGDVDGVLQQIIDANSLHT
- the pmt gene encoding phosphoethanolamine methyltransferase isoform X2 → MDRERKTMTEFWKEHSRQATVEEMMLDSHAQELTQQELPEILSLLPSLASQRILELGAGIGRFTSHLLTMADHVTAVDFMESFVKKNKQNNRHHSNGVFIQADVTKLDFPKNSFDLIFSNWLLMYLSDEELSSLTERMLGWLAPGGHLFFRESCFHQSGDCKRDFNPTHYRTPTLYSHLMTSAQWEGSDGTEKQVYGFDIVVNKKVQTYIKMKNNQNQVCWLLEKVSRQANVQGSFTTFQQFLDNQQYTRRGILRYEKMFGAGYVSTGGPSTTKEFVDLLNLKPGQKVLDIGCGIGGGNFYMAKNFGVEVLGIDLSANMVDIAVERAAAEKISSVDFEVADATKRSFPEGSFDVVYSRDTILHIDNKLALFKRFHSWLKPGGQLLISDYCCGEKPWTPQFEQYVKQRGYILYTPPQYEKFIEQAGFSSLRAEDRTAQFIHVIKMELERAATLKDEFIEEFSEEDYLAIVNGWREKLQRCNSGDQRWGLFHATKK
- the pmt gene encoding phosphoethanolamine methyltransferase isoform X1 produces the protein MSLSVCYPERKTMTEFWKEHSRQATVEEMMLDSHAQELTQQELPEILSLLPSLASQRILELGAGIGRFTSHLLTMADHVTAVDFMESFVKKNKQNNRHHSNGVFIQADVTKLDFPKNSFDLIFSNWLLMYLSDEELSSLTERMLGWLAPGGHLFFRESCFHQSGDCKRDFNPTHYRTPTLYSHLMTSAQWEGSDGTEKQVYGFDIVVNKKVQTYIKMKNNQNQVCWLLEKVSRQANVQGSFTTFQQFLDNQQYTRRGILRYEKMFGAGYVSTGGPSTTKEFVDLLNLKPGQKVLDIGCGIGGGNFYMAKNFGVEVLGIDLSANMVDIAVERAAAEKISSVDFEVADATKRSFPEGSFDVVYSRDTILHIDNKLALFKRFHSWLKPGGQLLISDYCCGEKPWTPQFEQYVKQRGYILYTPPQYEKFIEQAGFSSLRAEDRTAQFIHVIKMELERAATLKDEFIEEFSEEDYLAIVNGWREKLQRCNSGDQRWGLFHATKK
- the pmt gene encoding phosphoethanolamine methyltransferase isoform X3, whose amino-acid sequence is MTEFWKEHSRQATVEEMMLDSHAQELTQQELPEILSLLPSLASQRILELGAGIGRFTSHLLTMADHVTAVDFMESFVKKNKQNNRHHSNGVFIQADVTKLDFPKNSFDLIFSNWLLMYLSDEELSSLTERMLGWLAPGGHLFFRESCFHQSGDCKRDFNPTHYRTPTLYSHLMTSAQWEGSDGTEKQVYGFDIVVNKKVQTYIKMKNNQNQVCWLLEKVSRQANVQGSFTTFQQFLDNQQYTRRGILRYEKMFGAGYVSTGGPSTTKEFVDLLNLKPGQKVLDIGCGIGGGNFYMAKNFGVEVLGIDLSANMVDIAVERAAAEKISSVDFEVADATKRSFPEGSFDVVYSRDTILHIDNKLALFKRFHSWLKPGGQLLISDYCCGEKPWTPQFEQYVKQRGYILYTPPQYEKFIEQAGFSSLRAEDRTAQFIHVIKMELERAATLKDEFIEEFSEEDYLAIVNGWREKLQRCNSGDQRWGLFHATKK
- the zgc:152774 gene encoding MORC family CW-type zinc finger protein 3 isoform X2, with protein sequence MARLSEHGIRLSSMSPSFLNSNSTSHTWPFSAVAELIDNASDPGVTAKQIWIDVVEVEGHLCLTFTDNGSGMTPNKLHKMLSFGLTEKGSGKGSHQAIGVYGNGFKSGSMRLGRDALIFTRNGGCQTVGMLSQSYLQAIRAQAVIVPMVPFNQQTKSLVVTEDSEASLKAILEYSLFSSQEQLLHHFDTIPGKKGTKILIWNIRRNKDGKPELDFETDEFDIRMPDVQPEDLKKGKRNFPGPQRSDQNIPEMDYSLRAYLSILYLKPRTQIILRQKKVPTKLVAKSLSHIENDVYKPQFNKERVKVSFGFNRQNKDHYGIMMYHKNRLIKSYEKVGFQIKLSGQRAGVGVIGVIECNFLKPAHNKQDFEYTKEYRLTLLALGLKLNDYWKEITDKKAREREFKALQRKCTASDTEEEVEKEDSPAFLQCEECLKWRRVPKHHYTSAPEHWNCSLNPNPRHRSCIWPEEVEESEEDLIPKYHKHQKKTEEAHSRKRGRSLETRESKRHLLSRGLSEPLTTPLIEPDHQTPKHTDQHTETGSKDAKEEEENKNEGEEDTAGHSSDKRKVTWPPSYLDKRSCSRAESQQVSEATGEELHPAKDASENQTLAEIGKPKGERAHATRVGTAQTTSSQAWIHSLPPAQTVVVSPLSRPEGPWSRSTSLEGGDKEGMVKRLAALEKESQRLRQALGLAPMPEPDATPTTSPTGEKPSSRPKEPEEAPGPGKEDVQDIEDAETRRPRQADNGGCSHKEASALQEDLMKLRRNIVALLSAILPHVDLQGISLERGDVDGVLQQIIDANSLHT